Sequence from the Janthinobacterium lividum genome:
CGTGGCTGCGCGACTCGCCCTGCGCCGCATCGACGCGGATATAGCGTGCGGCAACCGCCGCCTGCGCACCCAGGCGGATGCTGCTGAAGTGCAGATCCCGTCCCTGCGCGCCGATCACCACGGCGTCATCGCCCAGCGCCTCGATGCGCTCCACGCCGTGCGGCAGCGACAAGGCTTGCACACTGCCCGCATCGGCCCAGCGCACGGCATACAGGGGCTGACGCGGCCAGGCCTGATCCGCCTGCCGGCGCCCGGAATTTCCCGGATTGCCGTACAACAGATAGGATCCGACATAACGGTTCTGCAAACCGTAGCCACCGCCACCGGGCAGCGCCTTGTAGCTGCTGGCGGGCGCGCTGTCGCGGCCATCGGAAAACGACGCCAATGGCACGCGCAGCAAAGCCATGTCGCCCCGCCCTTTTGCGCCATCCCACATGCCATCGCCCTGGCCTTCGGCACGCAGCAGGACATTCAGATGGCCGTCAACGCTTTCCAGGAACGAGAACTGGTCGACGGGGGCACCGGCCACTTTCAGGGCGCTGGGCGCGCTGCCATCGAGGGGAATGCGGAACACGCCGGAGTCGCTGCCGCGGCGCGTGGTCCACACGAACACGGATTCGCCCGACACATAAAACACGCGACCCTGCGGTCCCATCACGGCGGTCGCCTCGCAACGCATGTCGCGCTGTGCCAGGTCGCACACGGTGACCGTATGCAGGGTCAGGCCGGCGCCCATCTCGGGCTCTTCATCGGTGCGATAGATGCGCGTGGCCGGAGCGATGCGCTTGAAGTCGGACGGCACGGCGTCGGGGCGCCAGCGGCGCAGCGCGGGAAAACCGCTGAACGGGTCGCCACGGCGCAAGTTCAGCGACAGGGGCGAATAGAACACCAGTTTGCTGCCGACCAGGCGGCTCGCGTAATTGCGCGAGGAATAATAATCGTTGGAGCGCAAGTGATAGGTAGAGCGGTAGGCCAGCTTGCCGTCCGCGTTGACGTCGAACAGGCCGATCTCCGTACCGCCACGGCTGTAGCTGTAGCCGATCACCACCACCGTATCGCCGTCGATCAGCATCTCGTCATACCAGCTGCCCGACGGGTCGCTGCCCGGCGCGAACGCGTCGAGCGAAGACACAGGCTGCAAGGCCTTGCCGCCCACCTGCACGGTGAACAGCTTGCCGCGCCTGAGCATCACCAGGTGCTTGCCATGCAGCTTGACGATGCCGCCTTCGTCTACGCCTGCCGTCTGCACATTGGTGACCGATTCCGCCGCTTCTGCCGATGCTGCCGGCGCGGCTTTCGCCGCCATCGGCGCGGGAGGGGCCGGCGCTGATACCGCCATGGACTGCGCCGTGGCGCGCTGCAGTTTTTGCTGCTCCCTTTGCAGTGCCGCCTGGCGCGACTGCAACTGCTGCAGGTAGCTGCTCAATGCCTGCTCGCTGGCAAACGGCGCCAGGGTCTTGCGCGGCGCCGTGCCGGCGGCGTGGCTGCCTGCCGACAGCAGCAGGGACAGTATCAATGTGATCTTGAGGGCGCTGGACATCGCTTCTTCTCCGGTTGGCTGGGGTGTCCAACATGAAACGCAGCGACGGAGAAAAAGGGGTTAAACGCGCGTGAAAATATTCACGCCGCTGCCGTTACTCGAAACCGCGTATGCGGTCGCCGTTGAAATTCGGCAAGCGCCATTCGAAGTGCAAGGCCAGGAAGCGGAACAGGAAACCGGCGCCGATGGACGCCAGCTGCGCCACGGAGCTGTCGACCTTGAAGTACAGCAGGCCCACGTACAGGCTGCCCGTGAACAGGGCCACGGTGGCATACACTTCGCGCTGCAGCACGAGGGGGATCTGGTTGCACAGGATATCGCGCAGCAGGCCGCCGAAGACGCCAGTGATCATCCCTGCCAGCACGACGATGGCCGGGTGCATCTTGGCCGACATGGCGATGTCGCAGCCGATCACGCAAAACGCCACCAGGCCCAGTCCGTCGACCAGCAGGAAGATGGCACGCAGGTGGTGCAGGTAGCGCGCGACAAAGGCCGTGACGACAGCCGCGCCGATGGTAAACAACAGGTATTCGGGATGCGCGATCCAGCCCAGCGGATAGTGCCCCAGCAGCACGTCGCGCACGGTGCCGCCACCGAGCGCCGTGACGGTGCCGATCATGCAGATGCCGAACAGATCCATGCCGCGCCGCATGCCCATGATGGCGCCGGACATCGCTTCGGCAACAATCGCCACCAGGTAAATCGTATATAACAACATGCTCTTACTCTTCCGAAAATGATTTGAGAATTTGTTCGCGTTCGCGCGCTTCGCTCAGGGTGCGCGCTTCGTGGCCCGTGCCGCTGGTGCCGCGCTCTTCGCCGTTGGCCAGGCGCGTATCGGCGCCCAGGCTGCCACTGCCGCAGCTGACGCTGCTGTGGATAAAGGCATGGCTATCCTTCAGGCAGTCGCCGGCCAGGTATTCCGCATACACGTAATCGCCATCGAGCAGGGACAGGCCAGGCGGTTCCGCCAGCACCTGCTCGCGGCGGCCCTGCACGGCCACCTGCATGTAGTCGCGCCAGACGGGCAGCGCCAAAGTCCCCCCGGTGGCGTTGCCCAGGCTTTTCGGCTGGTCGTAGCCGAGCCAGACGACGGAAACCAGGCCCGAGGAATAGCCGGCGAACCAGGCGTCATACGCGTTGTTCGACGTGCCCGTCTTGCCGGCCGCGTCGCCGCGTCCCAGCGCCAGCGCGCCGCGTCCCGTGCCGCTCTTGACGACGTCGCGCAGCATGCTGTCCATGACGTAGGCGTTGCGCGTGGAGATCACTTGCGTGCCCGGCGCCGGCTCGCCCTTGGCGCGTGGCGCCGCATCGCTGAACAGCACTTCGCCGCTGCGGCTGCGCACTTCCTTGATCAATTTCGGCGGCATCTGCACGCCGCCATTGGCGAAGACGGCATACGACTGCGCCAGCTGCAGCGGCGTGACGGCGCCCGCGCCCAGCGCCAGCGGCAGGGAGACGGGATTGCGCGCGCCCTCGAAACCGAAGCGCGTGGCGTAGTGCTGCACGTAGCCGGGGCCGGCCGCCTGCATCAGGCTGACGGCGACGAGGTTTTTCGAGCGCACGAGGCCGCGCCGCACGCTGATGAAGCCTTCATAGTTGTTGCCGTAATTGCGCGGACGCCAGGGCCGCGCGCCCGTTTCCTGCGGCAGCAGCAAGCGCTGCGTATCGTCCACGGCCGTGCCGGGGAAATATCCCTTTTCCAGCGCCGCCGAATACACGAAAGGCTTGAAGCTGGAACCGGGCTGGCGGTAGGCTTGCATGGCGTGGTTGTAGTGGTTGCGGTAAAAATCGAAGCCGCCCGCCATGGCGACGATTTCGCCGCTGTGCGCCTCGACGGAAATGAGCGCGCCTTCCATCTCGGGCAACTGGCTCACCAGCCAGCGCTTCTTTGCCGCGTCGTGCATCACGCGGATCACGCTGCCCTCGACGATGGCGCGCTTGCCATCCCATTGCAGCTTGCCGCCCAGGCGCGCATCCGATGCCGCCAGCACGATCTCGTCGCCATTGCGCAGCTGCGCCGTCACCTGGCGCTTGCCGGTGGTCTCGACCTTGCGCACGAGGGCGGCGCGCAATTCTCCGCTGTCCGGATAAGGTGCCAGCTGGCGCGCCACGCTGTCTTCGGAAGCGGCCAGGCGCGCTTCCGGGCCACGGTAGCCGCGCCGCGCCTGCGCATTCAATAGCCCGTCGCGCAGCGACTTGTCGGCCGTCCGCTGCGGCACCATGCGGATGGTGGTCGTTACGTCCAGGCCCATGCTGTAGGCGCCTTCGGGATAACTTTGCAGGATCAGCTGACGCGCTTCCTCGACCGCATACGCGGCCGCGTGCACGGAGCTGTTGCGGTCCTTGTTCAGGGCCAGTTTTTCCGCCACCGCCGCATCGTATTCGGCCGGCGTGATGTAACCGAGTTCGCGCATGCGCTGCAGGATGTAGTGCTGGCGCACGGTGGCGCGCTGCGGATTGGCGACGGGGTTGTAGGCCGATGGCGCCTTCGGCAAGCCGGCCAGCATGGCCGCTTCCGCGATGCTCACGTCGGCCAGAGGCTTGTCGAAATAGATATTCGAAGCGGCGGAAAAGCCATAGGAGCGCTCGCCCAGGTAAATCTGGTTCATATACAGTTCCAGCAGCTTGTCCTTGCCGTAGTGCTGTTCCAGCTTGTAGGCCAGCAGCATCTCCGTCAGCTTGCGCTGCACGGTTTTTTCACGCGACAGGAAGAAGTCGCGCGCCACCTGCATGGTGATGGTGCTGGCGCCCTGCGCGTGGTGGCCCGTGACGACGTTGGCGAGCGTGGCGCGCGTCAGACCATAGAAATCGACGGCGCCATGCTCGTAGAAACGCGCATCCTCGATGGCCAGCAAGGCCTGGCGCATGCGCAGCGGGATGTCTTTCAACGGCAGGAATTCACGGCGCTCTTCACCGTACTCGGCCAGCAGCTCGCCTTCGCTGGAGAAAATGCGCAGCGGCAGGGCGGGCTTGTACTGCGCCAGGTGCTCGACGGCGGGCAAATCCTGCCACGCCTGGCGCAGCCACCAGCCGCCCGCCAGGGTGGCGGCCATGCCCAGGCCCAGGGCCAATCCCAGGCCGAATTTCAGATTGCGCGTCAGCTTCGACTGGGGCTTGCGGGGGGTGCTGCCGTTCGCTTGTGCTTCCATGGTGGTATTCCCTTGCTGCCAGGAGGCCGCACGCTGGCGCGTGGCACTCCATCAAAGAGGTATTGTGCACTGCAACACACCCATCCTTATCAAAAGTAAGTATTATTTAGTATTGATAAATTTTTCTTATGCAAGGCAGTGACCATGGATCTCAATCCCAAGCACACGGAAGCGTTTCGCGCCGTCGTCGAAACGGGCAGCTTCGAGCAGGCGGCGCTGCGGCTGCATCTGACGTCGCCCGCCATTTCGCAAAGGGTGCGGGCGCTGGAAAGCCAGCTGGGCAATGCCTTGATCGTGCGCAGCCGTCCCGCGCGCGCCACGCGCATGGGCCAACGCCTGATGCAGTATCTGAAGCGCGCCAAGCTGCTGGAAGCCGACTTGCAGGCGGAACTGGCGGTGCAGCAGGATGCCCCGCTGACCCTGGTGCTGGCGCTGAATGCGGATTCGATGGGCACCTGGTTCTTCCCCGCCCTGTCCGAGGTGCTGATACGCGAGCGCGTGCTGCTGGACCTGACCGTGGAAGACCAGGACCACACGTACACCTTGCTGGAGACGGGCATGGCGATCGGCTGCATCAGCACGGAAGCCAAACCCATGCGCGGCTGCACGGCCGAGCCGCTGGGCGTGATGCGCTACTGGCTGGTGGCCACGCCCGCGTTTCGCCAGCAGTGGTTCGCGCACGGCCTGACGCGCAAGGCGGCGCGCACGGCGCCCGTCGTCGCCTACACGCGCAAGGACACCTTGCAATCGTCGTTCCTGCAAGAAGCGCTGGGGTTGCCCGAAGGGGCTTACCCCTGCCATTACGTGCCGGGCGCCACCTCGCACTTCAACGCCATCCGCTATGGCCTCGGCTACGGCATGGTCCCCGAGCTGTTATTGAAGGCGAACACGGATGGCGAGCTGGTGGAAATGCTCACGCCCAAGACCCCGGCCGACGTGGCCCTGTACTGGCACACGTGGAAAGTGCAGTCGCCGCGCATGGAGCAACTGTCGCGGCAAATCATCGCGGCGGCGCGCAGCATGCTGAAATAGCTATCGTTGCATGCCCCAGCGTTTCAAGGTGACGCGCTCCAAAGTGCGAAAGCCGATGTTTTCCACCAGCAAGCCGATGACGATGACAGCTGCCAGGCCGGCGAACACCTTGTCCGTGTACAGCTCGTTGCGGTTCTGGAAGATGTACCAGCCCAGGCCACCTTGTCCCGAGGTGGTGCCGAACACCAACTCGGCCGCGATCAGGGTGCGCCAGGCAAACGCCCAGCCTATCTTCAGCCCCGAGACGATGGACGGCAAGGCGCCCGGCACGAGGATGTGCAGCACCAGGCGCAAGCCGTTCAAGCCATAATTGCGGCCCGCCATGCGCAGGGTCTCAGGCACGCCCTGGAAGCCCGCATACGTGTTCAGGGCCAGCGGCCACATCACGGAATGGACGATGACAAAGATCAGGCTGGCGCGGCCCAGGCCGAACCACAGCAGGGCCAGCGGCAGCAGGGCGATGGCCGGCAAGGGATTCAACATGGCCGTCAGGGTTTCCAGCACGTCGCGCCCGATGCGGCTGGACACGGCCAGCAAGGTCAGCACGAAAGCGGCCAGCACGCCCACGGCATAGCCTTGCAGCAAGACGACGAGGGATGCGGCTGTGCGCGTGAGCAATTCACCGCTAGCGATGCCGCCGATAAACGCCTGCGCCGTCTGCAGAAAGCTGGGCAGCAATAAATCGTTCTGCGTCCAGCGCGCCGCGCCTTCCCACAACAGGGCCAGGCTGAGCAAAATCAAGGCCTTGCGCCACAGCGCGTGCTGGCTCACACGCTGCCAGCGCGACAGCGGTTGCTCGACCGTGACGCCGGCCGGCGGCGGCGCCGCATACACGAACTCCTGGCGGATGGGCGGCTCCAGCAGCGCGCTCATACGGCCTCCCGCTGCGCAGTAACTGCTTGCGGGACAGGAACCACTTCCTCATCGAACAGCAAACCGTGGATGCGGGTGCTGGCGGCCTGGAATTCCGCGCTGCCGGCGCTGTGGAGACCGAATTGATGACTGTTGAGTTCGGCGCGCACCCTGCCCGGATGCGGCGACAGCAGCAGGATGCGGTTGCCCACGACCAAGGCTTCCTCGATCGAATGCGTAACGAACACGAGGGTAAAGCGCAGCTCTTCCCAGAGGCGGCTCAACTCTTCCTGCATCTTGCGCCGGGTCAAGGCATCGAGGGCGGCAAACGGCTCGTCCATCAGCAGTACTTCCGGCTGCATGGCCAGGGCACGGGCGATGGCCACGCGCTGCTTCATGCCGCCCGACAAGGTGTGCGGATGGGCATCTTCAAAGCCGGCCAGGCCCACCTTGGCGATCCAGTGATGGGCGCGCTCGCGGGCCGCCACCTTATCCAGGCGCTTGCTGGCCAGCAAGGGGAACATGACGTTTTCCAGCACCGTTTTCCATGGCGGCAATTGGTCAAATTCCTGGAACACGACGACGCGGTCCGGCCCCGGCTTATGGATGGGCTGGCCCTGCATGGCGATGCTGCCCGCGCGCGGCGCGATGAAGCCGGCCACGGCTTTCAGCAGTGACGACTTGCCGCAGCCGGATGGCCCCAGCAGCACGAAACGGTCGCCGCGGAACACGTCAAAACTGACGTCATGCGTGGCGCGCACGGTGCGCTGCTCGGTGCGGTATTCCAGGCTGACATGCTTGACACTGAGCAAGGGCTGCAAGGTGACCGGAGGACGTACCAGATGAAAAGCGGGCGCGTTCACATCAGCCTCCCTGCGTGATGGCGGGGTCGTCAAAAAAGTAATCGCGCCAGCTGTCGGGCAGGTTGCGGATGGCGCTCACGCGGTGCAGGAATTGCGCCAGGCCATAGGTGTTTTGCGGCGCGATCTTGAATTGCACTTGCGGGTTGGCAAAGATTTTCAGCAGCAGATTGCGGTCCACTTTGCTTTTATTCACCTTGATGTAGATGTCGGCCGCGCCTTGCGGGTTGCTGCTCGCATACTGCGCCGCTTCCGCCAGCGCGGCGATGAAGGCGCGGTAAGTCTTGGGATTGTCCTTGCGGTACTTTTCCGTCGCATACAGCAGGGTCGACGAGCTGGGTCCGCCCTGCACGTCATACGAGTTCAGGATGATGTGGGCGTTCGGGTTCTGCGCCAGTTCCTGCTCCTGGAACGGTGAATTGCCGAAGTGGCCGGTCAGCTCCGTGCCGCCGGCGATGATGGCGGCGGCCGCATCCGGGTGCGGCAGGGTTTGCGTGATTTTATCGAGGCGGGCGAATTCCTTGTCGCCCCACTGCTTTGCCACCGCCATCTGCAAGATACGCGCCTGCACGGAGACTGACACGGCCGGCAAGGCGATGCGGTCCTTGTCCGTCAAGTCCGCCAGCGTTTTCACCTTGGGATTATTGCTGACCAAGTAGTAGGGGAAATTGCCGAGCGAAGCCACGCCGCGCACGTTCTGCCGGCCTTTCGTCCGGTCCCAGATGGTCAACAGCGGACCCAGCCCAGCCCCCGCGATATCGATATTGCCCGACAACAAAGCATCATTGATGGCCGGGCCGCCAGACAGGGTGATCCACTCGACTTTCACATCGACGCCCTGCTGCTTGCCATGCTTTTCGATCAGCTTTTGTTCCTGCGCAATATTGAGCAGCAAGAAGGTGATGCCGTGCTGGCCCGCGATGCGGATCTGACCTTCGGCCCGGGCCATGGGCATGGCCATGCACAGCAGGGCGATGGTGGCGAGCAGGCGGCGGGAAAAGGTAAAGATCGGCAACATGGACACTCCTTGGTCAACTACGGTCAAAAATCAGTACGGCGCATCGCCTTCGATGGTAGTGCGGTAGAGCTTGCGGCGCTGGTCGGGCGGACAGCCCGTCGCCAGGTGCATCAGCGAACGGTTGTCCCAGAACACCAGGTCGTGCGGCTGCCAGCGGTGCACATACAGGTGCTCCGGGCGCACGCTGTGGGCAAACAGTTCGTCGAGCAGGGCGCGGCTTTCGTCGTCGGGCAAGCCGACGATGCGCGTGGTGAAGTGTTCGCTGACGAACAGGGCGCGCCGTCCCGTTTCCGGATGCACGCGCACGACGGGGTGCGTCACGGGTTTGACTTCATCGATCTGCGCCTGCGTCAGGGCGGGGCGCCATGGGTTGCGGCGGCGCAATTCTTCATACTGGCTCAGGTAGCTGTGCTCGGCACGGGCGCCGCGCACGGCGTGACGCAGCGCGGCCGGCAAGCTTTCCCAGGCCAGGTGCATGTTCGCAAACACGGTATCGCCGCCCTCGTCCGGCAACTCTTGCGCATGCAGCATGGAGCCGAGGCTGGGCACTTCCTTGTACGACAAGTCGGAATGCCAGAAATGGCCCGCGTCGCCCAGGCCGATGGGCTGGCCGTTTTCGACGATGTTCGAGATGATCAGCACTTCCGCTTGCGTGGGCAGCTGGAACTGGCGCAGCACGTGGATTTGCAAGGGGCCGAAGCGGCGGCTGAAATCGACTTGCTGCTGCGGCGTGATGCGCTGGTCGCGGAACACCAGCACGTGATGGTCGAGATGGGCATGGTGCAGGCGCTGAAAATCGCCCAGCGACAGCGGCTGCGCCAGGTCCAGCCCCAGCACTTGCGCGCCCAAGGGCGCATCGAAAGTCTCGATACGGAAGTGGCTGGTGGACTGCACGGGTTTCAGGACGGCCGACATGGGAACTCGACTAGAGTCAGGGGAAGTCCACTGTATGCCGGCCAGCCTTGCTTGCAAACGAAGCATTTACTATATGGATATGCGCGGCGCGTTGCACCAGCTTGCAACACAGGCTGTCACGCAATGGCACAGCAGCACCGGCTTTGCCCGGAAATGGCGCTAGCACGCAACTTGCTTATCTACCAAGCTTTAACCATCGTCCAGGAAAGCCATGCCCATCGTCGCCCTGCTGCTCGCCTTGCTGTTCCCTGCTTCCATCCACGCCCAGGATAGCCAGGGTGAAAGTGATCTCAGCTACAAAGCCTATGTCCACAGCAACAAGCGCATCAAGTGTTTGTACGGCTATGCGGCCGACAAGACGGGCGACCATGCGGCCGCCGTCGCCATCTTCGAAGATTGCATCCGGCGCTGGAACGATGTGTACTCGATGATTTGGCTGGCCCAGTTGTATGAAACGGGCATCGGCGTGACTAAGGACCTGGCGCAGGCGACGGCGCTGATGCGGCGCGGCGCGCATACGAATGATGACGCCGCCTATGCGCGGCTGGCGCGCTACCACTATGGCGTGGCGCTGGCCGAAGGCCGGGGCACGCCGCAGGACATTCCCCAGGCCAGAACCTGGCTGCGCCAGGCGGCGCAGGAGGGCGTGCGGGAGGCGGCCGACTACCTGGGCCGCCTGGAAGGCGCGGCACCTTAGCGCCACGCTGCTTGCTTACGCTATTGCTTCGTAGCGGGCCAGGCGGGTCGCCATGCGCGGCGCCAGCTCGTGGCCGGCCGTGACGGTCACTTCCAGGTCGTTCAGCAAGCCATCCTTCAAGCCATAGACCCAGCCATGGACGCTGAGTTCCTGGCCCCGTTCCCACGCATCTTGCACGACGGTGGTCTGGCACACGTTCAAGACTTGTTCGACCACGTTCAGCTCGCACAGGCGGTCGCCACGCTGGCGGCTCGTCAGCACGTCGCCCAGGTAGCGCTCGTGTTTCTGGCCCACGTCCTGGACGTGGCGCAGCCAGTTGTCGACCAGGCCGATGCGCGTGCCCGTCATGGCCGCATGCACGCCCTTGCAGCCGTAATGGCCGACGATGATGATATGTTTGACTTTCAGCACGTCCACGGCAAATTGCAGGACGGACAGGCAATTGAGGTCGGAATGCACGACCACATTGGCGATATTACGGTGCACAAACACGTCGCCAGGCGCCATGCCCAGCAGTTCGTTGGCGGGCACGCGGCTGTCGGAACAGCCGATCCACAGGTATTCAGGCGACGTTTGCGCTTCCAGGTTCTTGAAGAAGTTCGGGTCTTTCGCCACCATCGAGTCGGCCCAGCGGCGGTTACGCTGCAGCAGTTCCGCCAGGGCCGGGCCATTTTTCTGTTCGGTCATATCGCTCCCATTGTGTGCATACGACTGAATTGGCGGCAGATCGCGCCCATAGGCCGGCGATGCGCGCACATTTCTCAGTCGTGGTGAAAAAAACGCCGGGATGTGTGAGCATCCCGGCGCATGGTATTACGTGTGCTTACTCAAAAAAATCCTTGACCTTGTCTTTCCAGGTCTTGCTTTGCGGACTGTGCTTGGCACCGCCCTCGGTCGTCGACTTTTCAAAGTCGCGCAGCAGGTCTTTCTGTTTTTCCGTCAGTTTCACCGGCGTTTCGATGGCCACGTGGCAGAACAGGTCGCCCGCGTAACCGGAGCGCACGCCCTTGATACCCTTGCCTTTCAGGCGGAAGGTCTTGCCCGACTGGGTGCCTTCCGGGATCGTGAACGACACTTTGCCGTTCAGGGTAGGCACTTCGATTTCGCCGCCCAGTGCCGCCTTGGTGAACGAGATCGGCATCTCGCAATGCAGGTCGTCGCCTTCGCGCTGGAACACGGCATGCGGCTTGATGTGGATTTCCACATACAGGTCGCCCGACGGGCCGCCATTCGTGCCCGGTTCGCCGTTGCCGGACGAACGGATACGCATGCCGTTGTCGATACCGACTGGAATTTTCACTTCCAGGGTTTTGTTGCGCTTGATGCGACCGGCGCCGCCGCATGGCGTGCACGGGTCAGTGATGACCTTGCCGCTGCCATGGCATTTCGGGCAGGTTTGCTGGATGCTGAAGAAACCTTGCTGCATGCGCACCTGGCCGTGGCCACCGCAGGTACCGCAGGTGGTTGGCGAGGTGCCCGGCTTGGCGCCGCTGCCGTGGCAAGTGTCGCACTTGTCCCAGCTCGGCACGCGGATGGTCGTGTCGAAGCCGTGAGCAGCTTGCTCCAGTGTAATTTCCAGGTTGTAGCGCAAGTCGGCGCCACGGTACACCTGTGGCCCCGCATTGCGGCTGCGTCCACCGCCACCGCCAAAGATGTCGCCGAAGATATCGCCGAAGCTGTCGGCAAAGCCGCCAGCACCGCCGCCGAAGCCGCCACCGCCGCCCATGTTCGGGTCCACGCCAGCGTGACCATAGCGGTCATACGCATCGCGCTTTTCCGGATTGGTCAGCATCTCGTAGGCTTCTTTGACTTCCTTAAACTTTTCTTCCGATTCCTTGCTATCCGGATTGCGGTCCGGATGGTATTTCATCGCCAGTTTACGGTAAGACTTTTTGATCTCTTCTTCCGAAGCATTTTTTGCGACACCGAGTGTCTCGTAAAAATCACGCTTTGCCATGTTGTCGGCACCTTGCAGTCTATCTACTGATGTAAAAATTACACGAAAAAGCCGAGTCGAGTGCTGCACTGGGCAACGACTCGGCTCGGCCGGTCTTCGCGG
This genomic interval carries:
- the can gene encoding carbonate dehydratase, translated to MTEQKNGPALAELLQRNRRWADSMVAKDPNFFKNLEAQTSPEYLWIGCSDSRVPANELLGMAPGDVFVHRNIANVVVHSDLNCLSVLQFAVDVLKVKHIIIVGHYGCKGVHAAMTGTRIGLVDNWLRHVQDVGQKHERYLGDVLTSRQRGDRLCELNVVEQVLNVCQTTVVQDAWERGQELSVHGWVYGLKDGLLNDLEVTVTAGHELAPRMATRLARYEAIA
- the dnaJ gene encoding molecular chaperone DnaJ, which gives rise to MAKRDFYETLGVAKNASEEEIKKSYRKLAMKYHPDRNPDSKESEEKFKEVKEAYEMLTNPEKRDAYDRYGHAGVDPNMGGGGGFGGGAGGFADSFGDIFGDIFGGGGGRSRNAGPQVYRGADLRYNLEITLEQAAHGFDTTIRVPSWDKCDTCHGSGAKPGTSPTTCGTCGGHGQVRMQQGFFSIQQTCPKCHGSGKVITDPCTPCGGAGRIKRNKTLEVKIPVGIDNGMRIRSSGNGEPGTNGGPSGDLYVEIHIKPHAVFQREGDDLHCEMPISFTKAALGGEIEVPTLNGKVSFTIPEGTQSGKTFRLKGKGIKGVRSGYAGDLFCHVAIETPVKLTEKQKDLLRDFEKSTTEGGAKHSPQSKTWKDKVKDFFE